In Chryseobacterium turcicum, a single window of DNA contains:
- a CDS encoding alpha/beta hydrolase: MNLDYIVREPEHISPITPILFMLHGYGSNEQDLFSFRESLPADWIIVSFRAPKATQFEGYSWFDIDFNNPEQFIDIDQAKEVLESILANIMAITNKYGLTKNKTHLCGFSQGGILCYSLALKYPELFNYVACLSAYPEEKLLTDIVKDKKKLENLRFFVSHGSDDAIIPMEWGRKAADLLYDLSCYFTFREYMSGHGVNQKNYIDLMEFFSK; the protein is encoded by the coding sequence ATGAATTTAGATTACATCGTAAGAGAACCCGAACATATTAGTCCCATCACTCCCATTCTTTTTATGCTTCACGGCTATGGCAGCAATGAACAAGACCTTTTCAGTTTCAGAGAAAGCCTTCCTGCAGACTGGATTATTGTGAGTTTCAGAGCTCCAAAAGCCACTCAATTTGAAGGATATTCTTGGTTTGATATTGATTTTAATAATCCTGAACAATTTATAGATATCGACCAAGCTAAAGAAGTATTAGAAAGTATTTTAGCAAACATCATGGCGATTACCAACAAATATGGTCTTACAAAAAATAAAACTCATCTTTGTGGCTTCAGCCAAGGGGGAATTTTGTGCTACAGTTTAGCTTTAAAATACCCTGAGCTTTTTAATTATGTTGCTTGTCTAAGTGCTTATCCTGAAGAGAAATTATTGACGGATATTGTGAAAGATAAAAAGAAACTGGAAAATCTCCGCTTTTTTGTATCTCACGGAAGCGACGATGCAATTATCCCAATGGAATGGGGAAGAAAAGCTGCAGATTTGCTGTATGATTTGAGCTGCTATTTTACATTCAGAGAATATATGAGCGGTCATGGGGTTAATCAAAAAAACTACATCGACTTGATGGAATTTTTCTCAAAATAA